A genomic window from Oceanobacillus timonensis includes:
- a CDS encoding zinc-dependent alcohol dehydrogenase family protein, with amino-acid sequence MRNRYIYCDTFGNPNDVLKITEKEIAPPEAGEVLVRMLARPINPSDLIPVRGSYAHRIPLPYIPGYEGVGVVEDVGTNVSTELVGKRVLPLRGEGTWQDFVRAPAAFAVSVPESIDTTQAAQLYINPVTAWVTLTEILQLQPGSVLVVNACGSAIGHLYAQFAKVLNVRLIAIVRNSKHTQKLLNLGASEVVDTSSQSLFEMVMSKTNGKGADAAIDLLGGNAGSELAGCLRSQGHFLSIGLLSGQQMDWGAFADKVKMNIFHLRHWNKKARQAEWQATFQQIIRLVEKKELLLGMEKAHYSLTDIKQALDTVTDGRKGKVILSSS; translated from the coding sequence GTGCGGAACAGATATATTTATTGTGATACATTTGGTAATCCGAATGACGTATTAAAGATAACAGAAAAAGAAATCGCTCCTCCTGAAGCAGGAGAAGTGCTTGTACGCATGCTGGCCAGACCGATTAATCCGTCTGACTTAATCCCGGTTAGAGGCAGTTATGCGCACAGAATTCCGCTGCCCTATATTCCAGGCTATGAAGGTGTTGGGGTTGTAGAGGACGTCGGAACTAATGTCAGCACAGAGCTTGTTGGCAAGCGTGTTTTACCGTTACGCGGGGAGGGGACTTGGCAGGACTTTGTCAGAGCGCCAGCTGCATTTGCTGTATCTGTGCCGGAATCTATTGATACGACACAAGCTGCACAACTATATATTAACCCTGTAACGGCATGGGTAACTCTGACAGAGATATTGCAATTACAGCCAGGTAGTGTGCTGGTAGTTAATGCTTGTGGGTCAGCAATAGGACACTTATATGCACAGTTTGCAAAAGTTTTAAATGTACGTTTGATTGCAATTGTGAGAAATAGCAAACATACACAGAAACTTTTAAATCTTGGTGCTTCTGAAGTAGTGGATACGTCAAGCCAATCGCTTTTTGAAATGGTGATGAGTAAAACGAATGGAAAAGGAGCCGATGCCGCGATTGATTTGTTGGGGGGAAATGCAGGTTCTGAGTTAGCTGGCTGTTTGCGCAGTCAGGGACATTTTTTGAGTATCGGCTTGTTGTCTGGCCAGCAGATGGATTGGGGAGCCTTTGCGGATAAAGTGAAAATGAATATTTTTCATTTGAGGCATTGGAATAAGAAGGCAAGACAGGCGGAATGGCAGGCAACCTTCCAGCAAATCATCAGGCTTGTGGAGAAGAAAGAGCTGCTGCTCGGTATGGAGAAAGCACACTATAGTTTGACAGATATAAAGCAGGCGCTGGATACAGTTACGGATGGCAGAAAGGGAAAAGTCATCTTATCTAGCAGCTGA
- a CDS encoding ABC transporter permease yields MFSVISSEWYKLRKSKVLLLLLVAPLVGLLIGLSSSLGDIGATNQWYEKLIMMNFTYAVLFLPLITGVLASVICRYEHQEGGWKQLLALPVTRGKVFLSKYMLLLLLVLGMQFLYLVSIYIVGMIEGIIDPFPMEIVWKTIIGGWLATFPLIALQLWVSIAFKSFAAPFSINVIFTLPTILVINSERFGPYYPWGQPFLMMNVGGSAEDFFFIPWDQILMVIGGSFLLFFIGGYLYFQRKAV; encoded by the coding sequence ATGTTTTCCGTGATAAGTTCTGAGTGGTATAAGCTGCGAAAGTCAAAGGTATTATTACTTCTATTGGTGGCGCCACTGGTTGGATTATTAATAGGATTGTCCAGTTCATTAGGCGATATAGGAGCAACCAATCAATGGTATGAAAAATTGATAATGATGAATTTTACTTACGCTGTTTTATTCTTACCGTTGATAACAGGCGTTCTAGCTAGCGTGATTTGCCGCTATGAGCACCAGGAGGGAGGCTGGAAACAGTTGTTGGCACTTCCGGTAACAAGAGGAAAAGTATTTCTTTCCAAATATATGTTATTACTGCTTCTTGTGTTAGGGATGCAATTCCTGTATCTGGTTTCTATTTATATAGTAGGCATGATAGAAGGGATTATAGATCCTTTTCCCATGGAGATTGTTTGGAAAACAATTATAGGAGGCTGGCTGGCAACATTTCCGTTAATTGCTTTACAGCTATGGGTTTCGATTGCTTTTAAAAGCTTTGCCGCTCCATTTTCGATAAACGTTATCTTTACATTGCCGACCATTTTAGTAATTAATTCGGAGCGGTTTGGACCATATTACCCTTGGGGACAGCCATTTTTAATGATGAATGTTGGCGGAAGTGCAGAGGATTTCTTTTTTATTCCTTGGGACCAAATTTTAATGGTTATTGGCGGCAGTTTTTTATTATTTTTCATTGGAGGTTACCTTTATTTTCAGCGAAAAGCAGTTTAA
- a CDS encoding ABC transporter permease, which translates to MILPLIQSDFLKIKRKGMWLLCLIGPFGVVALQMVNYGVRKDYLFEQMDDRWLYYLMNINTFTPLAVVLGIVILTSFMASIEDETNAWKQLVALPVSKRAVYLSKFAVISCILFLSSVLLFLFMFGYGVVLGLGADIPYLRLIEYSFFPFFAALPVLGLHLWVATISKNQAIPVTLGVIGVILAYSAPLLPDWVIWKWPDLSNEWGHSYINALLGIGFGLVLYLLGMIDFKRRDVK; encoded by the coding sequence ATGATTCTTCCACTGATACAATCGGATTTTTTAAAGATAAAACGTAAAGGGATGTGGCTGCTTTGCCTAATTGGCCCTTTTGGTGTAGTAGCCCTGCAGATGGTCAATTATGGTGTGCGAAAGGATTACTTATTTGAGCAGATGGATGACCGCTGGCTTTACTATTTGATGAATATTAATACCTTTACCCCGCTGGCGGTCGTTTTAGGAATTGTGATTTTGACGTCTTTTATGGCGAGTATTGAGGATGAAACCAATGCCTGGAAGCAGTTAGTAGCGTTGCCTGTGTCTAAGCGGGCGGTCTATCTATCGAAGTTTGCAGTCATCAGCTGTATCTTATTCTTATCGTCTGTCCTTTTATTCCTGTTTATGTTTGGTTATGGAGTGGTACTGGGGTTAGGCGCAGATATACCGTACTTACGGTTAATAGAATACAGTTTTTTCCCTTTCTTTGCGGCGCTGCCTGTATTAGGGCTGCATCTCTGGGTGGCTACGATAAGCAAGAATCAGGCTATCCCGGTGACCTTAGGCGTGATTGGTGTTATTTTGGCCTATTCTGCGCCGCTTTTACCGGATTGGGTAATTTGGAAATGGCCGGACCTATCGAATGAATGGGGGCATTCCTATATCAATGCGTTATTAGGAATCGGCTTCGGATTGGTGTTGTATTTGTTGGGAATGATTGATTTTAAAAGAAGGGACGTTAAATAA
- a CDS encoding ABC transporter ATP-binding protein, translated as MEYIVETKHLTKSFGKEKAVSNLEMKIPKGEIYGFLGPNGAGKTTTIRMLLGLMRPTSGSVQLFGKDMKNNRIDILKHVGSLVENPSYYPHLTARENLEANRKILHVPKKRIDEVLKLVRLDGVGNKKVKGFSLGMKQRLGIAAAMLHQPELLILDEPTNGLDPSGIIEMRELIQRLPREYGMTVVISSHLLSEIDQMATRVGVVSKGKMIFQDSIESMRKIAQASIQVRVDDNEAAWRSLLANGQKADLGEESVLLQAEDDEQVAASIHYLVQQGFSIYRVQEEKRSLENIFLEMTKEEQAG; from the coding sequence ATGGAATATATCGTAGAAACGAAGCATTTAACCAAATCATTTGGAAAAGAAAAAGCAGTATCTAATTTGGAAATGAAGATACCAAAAGGGGAGATATACGGCTTTTTAGGTCCAAACGGAGCTGGAAAAACAACAACGATTCGTATGCTGTTGGGATTAATGCGGCCGACTTCCGGATCTGTTCAATTATTCGGCAAGGATATGAAAAACAACCGGATAGACATTTTGAAGCATGTTGGTTCGCTGGTAGAAAATCCTTCTTATTATCCGCATTTAACGGCCAGAGAAAACTTGGAAGCAAACAGAAAAATCCTGCATGTACCAAAGAAAAGAATCGATGAAGTGCTGAAGCTGGTACGTCTAGACGGGGTTGGTAATAAAAAAGTAAAAGGATTTTCACTTGGGATGAAGCAGCGCCTCGGGATTGCTGCGGCAATGCTGCATCAGCCGGAGCTGTTGATTTTGGATGAACCTACGAATGGGCTCGATCCATCCGGCATCATTGAAATGCGTGAGCTGATTCAAAGGCTGCCGAGAGAATATGGCATGACGGTAGTGATATCCAGCCATTTATTATCTGAAATTGATCAGATGGCTACGAGAGTCGGGGTTGTGTCGAAAGGGAAAATGATTTTTCAAGATTCGATTGAATCCATGCGTAAAATTGCGCAGGCTTCTATCCAGGTGAGGGTAGATGATAATGAAGCGGCGTGGCGTTCCCTGCTTGCTAATGGTCAAAAGGCAGATTTAGGGGAAGAGAGTGTTCTTCTGCAGGCGGAAGATGATGAGCAGGTGGCAGCTTCTATCCACTACCTCGTCCAGCAAGGTTTCTCTATTTATCGCGTGCAAGAGGAAAAACGGTCTTTAGAGAATATCTTTCTGGAGATGACGAAGGAGGAGCAGGCAGGATGA